In Monodelphis domestica isolate mMonDom1 chromosome 3, mMonDom1.pri, whole genome shotgun sequence, the following proteins share a genomic window:
- the LOC130458270 gene encoding adenylate kinase isoenzyme 6-like — MRLPNILLTGTPGVGKTTLGKELASRTGLKYVNVGDLAQEGQLYDGFDEEYVYPILDEDRVVDELENKMKEGGVIVDYHGCDFFPERWFHIVFVLQTDNSVLYTRLEKRGYSIKKLQDNVQCEIFQILYEEAMASYKPEIVHRLPSNVPEELESNLDQIIKWIEEWIKDNN; from the coding sequence ATGAGGCTGCCCAACATCCTGCTTACGGGTACACCAGGGGTTGGAAAGACCACACTCGGTAAAGAACTTGCATCAAGAACAGGACTGAAATACGTTAATGTGGGTGATTTAGCACAAGAAGGACAGTTATATGATGGATTTGATGAAGAATATGTATATCCCATTTTGGATGAAGACAGAGTAGTTGATgagttagaaaataaaatgaaagaaggtgGAGTTATCGTTGATTACCATGGCTGTGACTTCTTCCCCGAACGATGGTTTCATATAGTTTTTGTACTTCAAACAGATAATTCTGTATTATATACAAGACTTGAAAAGAGGGGATACAGTATAAAGAAACTACAGGACAATGTTCAGTGTGAAATTTTCCAAATTCTTTATGAAGAAGCCATGGCCTCCTACAAGCCTGAAATAGTACACCGGCTGCCCAGCAATGTACCAGAAGAACTAGAGAGTAATTTAGATCAGATAATTAAATGGATTGAGGAGTGGATAAAAGATAATAATTGA
- the LOC130458068 gene encoding collagen alpha-1(III) chain-like encodes MSSWKVPAPPELGLSAPPGIGRPAPRGRGRSVPRGRGRPAPRGRGRSVPRGRGRPAPRGRGRSVPRGRGRSAPPGLGRFASLGLDRRAPRGRGRPAPRGLGRFVPRGRGRSAPPGLGRFASLGLDRRAPRGRGRPAPRGLGRFVPRGRGLSAPRGLGRFVPLGRGHSAPPGLGRSAPRGLGQFAPLGLDRPAPRGRGHPAPRGLGRFVPRGRGRSAPRGRGCSAPRGLGRFVPLGRGHSAPPGLGRSASPGLGQFAPLGLDRPAPRGRGHPAPRGLGRFVPRGRGRSAPRGRGCSAPRGLGRFVPLGLGHSAPPGLGRSAPPGLGQFAPLGLDRPAPRGCGHPAPRGLGRFVPRGRGRSAPPGLGRFVPLGLGRSAPRELGLTRTPEDPARTPSWLV; translated from the exons ATGTCTTCATGGAAG GTTCCTGCTCCTCCTGAGCTAGGTCTATCAGCTCCTCCGGGGATTGGCCGCCCTGCTCCTCGGGGGCGTGGCCGCTCTGTTCCTCGGGGGCGTGGCCGCCCTGCTCCTCGGGGGCGTGGCCGCTCTGTTCCTCGGGGGCGTGGCCGCCCTGCTCCTCGGGGGCGTGGCCGCTCTGTTCCTCGGGGGCGTGGCCGCTCTGCTCCTCCGGGGCTAGGCCGATTTGCCTCTCTGGGGCTTGATCGCCGGGCTCCTCGGGGGCGTGGCCGCCCTGCTCCTCGGGGGCTTGGCCGATTTGTCCCTCGGGGGCGTGGCCGCTCTGCTCCTCCGGGGCTAGGCCGATTTGCCTCTCTGGGGCTTGATCGCCGGGCTCCTCGGGGGCGTGGCCGCCCTGCTCCTCGGGGGCTTGGCCGATTTGTCCCTCGGGGGCGTGGCCTCTCTGCTCCTCGGGGGCTAGGCCGATTTGTCCCTCTGGGGCGTGGCCACTCTGCTCCTCCGGGGCTAGGCCGCTCTGCTCCTCGGGGGCTAGGCCAATTTGCCCCTCTGGGGCTTGATCGCCCTGCTCCTCGGGGGCGTGGCCACCCTGCTCCTCGGGGGCTTGGCCGATTTGTCCCTCGGGGGCGTGGCCGCTCTGCTCCTCGGGGGCGTGGCTGCTCTGCTCCTCGGGGGCTAGGCCGATTTGTCCCTCTGGGGCGTGGCCACTCTGCTCCTCCGGGGCTAGGCCGCTCTGCTTCTCCGGGGCTAGGCCAATTTGCCCCTCTGGGGCTTGATCGCCCTGCTCCTCGGGGGCGTGGCCACCCTGCTCCTCGGGGGCTTGGCCGATTTGTCCCTCGGGGGCGTGGCCGCTCTGCTCCTCGGGGGCGTGGCTGCTCTGCTCCTCGGGGGCTAGGCCGATTTGTCCCTCTGGGGCTTGGCCACTCTGCTCCTCCGGGGCTAGGCCGCTCTGCTCCTCCGGGGCTAGGCCAATTTGCCCCTCTGGGGCTTGATCGCCCTGCTCCTCGGGGGTGTGGCCACCCTGCTCCTCGGGGGCTTGGCCGATTTGTCCCTCGGGGGCGTGGCCGCTCTGCTCCTCCAGGGCTAGGCCGATTTGTCCCTCTGGGGCTTGGCCGCTCTGCTCCTCGGGAGCTTGGGTTAACGAGGACCCCAGAGGATCCAGCTCGAACACCTAGCTGGCTCGTCTAG
- the EPHX3 gene encoding epoxide hydrolase 3 isoform X1 codes for MPNILVSTLLLPCRWSLRLLRFFMWILVYWGACLAAVVYSGKALGHVLSQPHRGCCGRPRTKIPSYLIDPSFGQHCFMSLKTSGLRLHYVIRGHGPLMLCLHGFPQNWFSWRYQLLEFGEAFCVVAVDMRGYGISDSPTSLKSYTIDALTIDIKDIIEGLGYSTCVLVAHDWGGLLAWNFSIYYPSMVQQLVIVSAAPMSVYQEYVMQHPSQLLRSGYVFLFQLPWLPEKLLSLSDFKILKETMIHPVTGIPGLTEEELETFLYSFSQIHGLTGPLNYYRNLFTHFPLERQQLTVPTLLLWGEKDQYLEPGLVASISKHFVSDHLQFHILPDAGHWIPQGQPAQMHNYMWSFLRRFKD; via the exons ATGCCGAACATCCTGGTATCGACATTGCTGCTGCCTTGTCGGTGGTCGCTGAGGCTGCTGCGGTTCTTCATGTGGATCCTGGTGTACTGGGGAGCATGCCTAGCTGCTGTTGTCTATTCAGGGAAGGCCCTTGGCCACGTGCTAAGTCAACCGCATCGAGGCTGCTGTGGCCGCCCACGAACCAAGATCCCATCGTACCTGATCGACCCCTCCTTCGGGCAGCACTGTTTCATGAGTCTCAAG ACATCTGGCCTGCGTCTGCATTACGTTATTCGAGGCCATGGACCACTGATGCTCTGCCTCCATGGCTTCCCTCAAAACTG GTTTTCTTGGCGATACCAGCTTTTAGAGTTTGGCGAGGCCTTCTGTGTGGTAGCAGTGGACATGAGGGGCTACGGAATCTCAGATTCACCCACCAGTCTGAAGAGCTACACCATTGATGCCCTGACAATAGACATCAAAGACATTATTGAGGGCTTAG GTTACTCAACATGTGTCCTGGTGGCCCATGACTGGGGCGGGCTTCTGGCCTGGAATTTCTCCATCTACTACCCAAGTATGGTGCAGCAGCTGGTGATAGTGAGTGCTGCCCCTATGTCTGTTTACCAAG AGTATGTCATGCAGCATCCCAGCCAGCTTTTGCGTTCCGGTTATGTGTTCCTATTTCAACTACCCTGGTTGCCTGAGAAACTGCtttctctttctgactttaag ATCTTAAAGGAAACCATGATACATCCGGTAACTGGAATCCCTGGCCTTACAGAGGAGGAGCTAGAAACCTTCCTGTACAGCTTCTCCCAGATCCATGGCCTCACTGGCCCCCTCAACTACTACCGCAATCTTTTCAC ACACTTCCCACTAGAACGTCAGCAGCTGACAGTACCAACATTGTTGTTATGGGGTGAGAAGGACCAATACCTGGAACCTGGACTTGTGGCTAGTATTAGCAAACACTTTGTGTCAGACCACCTGCAGTTCCATATCCTGCCTGATGCTGGCCACTGGATCCCCCAAGGACAGCCAGCACAGATGCATAACTACATGTGGTCTTTTCTTCGGCGTTTCAAGGACTAG
- the EPHX3 gene encoding epoxide hydrolase 3 isoform X2 yields the protein MPNILVSTLLLPCRWSLRLLRFFMWILVYWGACLAAVVYSGKALGHVLSQPHRGCCGRPRTKIPSYLIDPSFGQHCFMSLKTSGLRLHYVIRGHGPLMLCLHGFPQNWFSWRYQLLEFGEAFCVVAVDMRGYGISDSPTSLKSYTIDALTIDIKDIIEGLEYVMQHPSQLLRSGYVFLFQLPWLPEKLLSLSDFKILKETMIHPVTGIPGLTEEELETFLYSFSQIHGLTGPLNYYRNLFTHFPLERQQLTVPTLLLWGEKDQYLEPGLVASISKHFVSDHLQFHILPDAGHWIPQGQPAQMHNYMWSFLRRFKD from the exons ATGCCGAACATCCTGGTATCGACATTGCTGCTGCCTTGTCGGTGGTCGCTGAGGCTGCTGCGGTTCTTCATGTGGATCCTGGTGTACTGGGGAGCATGCCTAGCTGCTGTTGTCTATTCAGGGAAGGCCCTTGGCCACGTGCTAAGTCAACCGCATCGAGGCTGCTGTGGCCGCCCACGAACCAAGATCCCATCGTACCTGATCGACCCCTCCTTCGGGCAGCACTGTTTCATGAGTCTCAAG ACATCTGGCCTGCGTCTGCATTACGTTATTCGAGGCCATGGACCACTGATGCTCTGCCTCCATGGCTTCCCTCAAAACTG GTTTTCTTGGCGATACCAGCTTTTAGAGTTTGGCGAGGCCTTCTGTGTGGTAGCAGTGGACATGAGGGGCTACGGAATCTCAGATTCACCCACCAGTCTGAAGAGCTACACCATTGATGCCCTGACAATAGACATCAAAGACATTATTGAGGGCTTAG AGTATGTCATGCAGCATCCCAGCCAGCTTTTGCGTTCCGGTTATGTGTTCCTATTTCAACTACCCTGGTTGCCTGAGAAACTGCtttctctttctgactttaag ATCTTAAAGGAAACCATGATACATCCGGTAACTGGAATCCCTGGCCTTACAGAGGAGGAGCTAGAAACCTTCCTGTACAGCTTCTCCCAGATCCATGGCCTCACTGGCCCCCTCAACTACTACCGCAATCTTTTCAC ACACTTCCCACTAGAACGTCAGCAGCTGACAGTACCAACATTGTTGTTATGGGGTGAGAAGGACCAATACCTGGAACCTGGACTTGTGGCTAGTATTAGCAAACACTTTGTGTCAGACCACCTGCAGTTCCATATCCTGCCTGATGCTGGCCACTGGATCCCCCAAGGACAGCCAGCACAGATGCATAACTACATGTGGTCTTTTCTTCGGCGTTTCAAGGACTAG